The Apium graveolens cultivar Ventura chromosome 11, ASM990537v1, whole genome shotgun sequence genome has a window encoding:
- the LOC141696652 gene encoding uncharacterized protein LOC141696652 — protein sequence MEVDTVLMFKMHAVHILASTPTNRAILNESNNNGEDGVCIFPTSDTSNRQQIGNRTSDEILQEPEEGTNITPDLDSEASRHVGTVDVPSVTYSTALSNELFNTDSSLASPNNVTSSDPLDLMFDLRGGFETQFNILQYGRWFYLFGSNVQDWPVPPPRPLFQSAPFFRCYSALISTE from the exons ATGGAAGTGGACACCGTCCTGATGTTCAAAATGCATGCAGTCCATATCTTGGCTTCCACCCCTACTAACCGCGCAATTCTCAATGAGTCAAACAATAATGGCGAG GATGGAGTCTGCATCTTCCCAACATCAGATACTTCAAATAGGCAGCAAATAGGTAACAGAACATCTGATGAGATTTTACAAGAACCCGAAGAAGGCACTAATATCACTCCTGACCTGGATAGTGAGGCCTCGAGACATGTCGGAACAGTAGATGTTCCTTCAGTTACATATTCTACTGCCTTGTCCAATGAGTTATTTAATACAGACAGCAGTTTGGCCTCGCCAAACAATGTCACTAGTTCTGATCCTTTGGACCTAATGTTTGATCTTCGTGGGGGCTTTGAGACTCAATTTAATATATTGCAATATGGTCGGTGGTTCTATTTGTTTGGCTCAAATGTGCAAGATTGGCCAGTACCTCCACCGCGACCTTTATTTCAGAGTGCACCATTCTTCAGATGCTATTCAGCGCTCATCTCTACTGAATGA
- the LOC141695936 gene encoding transcription repressor OFP1-like: MGNYRFKFSDMLPNAWFYKLNHTSASKTRKLQNLTRKSLNKKVQSKMKSSPFASSFTPTAAQQTCQSRKSYHFNRDFKSTSHLSEPPRKSSNRRRCTKKTVASQKLIHNYSESKEYSNCHVRHGSIYSKVNHAFELVQNYSTGSSSCDDPVFYDLDSEFRRVKVDSPSNHYDYKLDLVSQLELKPIITKPDKVDHGIKPAVKFQGSSRKFEEKSSCSLNKDSIGEEKKCPLRKLRVKSIGVKLRAKSPRIASKRLAQVKGQESVSSHSRLMSVAIVQESIDPDRDFKESMMEMIMEHNMSTKEEFQQLLACYLSLNPGTYRELIVNVFEQILYEITGNQVLVPK; encoded by the coding sequence ATGGGTAATTACAGATTTAAGTTTTCAGATATGCTGCCAAATGCTTGGTTTTATAAGCTTAACCACACGAGTGCTAGTAAAACCAGAAAGCTGCAGAACTTGACGCGTAAATCCCTGAATAAGAAAGTTCAATCCAAAATGAAGTCATCTCCTTTTGCATCATCATTCACTCCCACAGCGGCCCAACAAACATGTCAGTCCCGGAAGTCATACCACTTCAATCGAGACTTCAAGTCGACCTCCCATTTGTCAGAGCCACCAAGAAAATCATCCAATAGAAGACGCTGCACAAAGAAAACTGTAGCATCTCAGAAGCTAATTCACAACTATTCTGAATCTAAGGAGTACTCTAATTGTCATGTCAGACATGGATCCATTTATTCTAAGGTTAATCATGCATTTGAACTGGTGCAGAATTATTCTACTGGTAGCTCCTCTTGTGATGATCCTGTTTTCTATGATCTAGATTCTGAATTTAGACGAGTAAAAGTTGACTCTCCGTCCAACCATTATGACTACAAGCTTGATTTAGTGTCACAGCTTGAGCTCAAACCAATCATAACCAAGCCCGACAAAGTTGATCATGGAATTAAACCAGCTGTCAAGTTTCAAGGAAGCTCAAGAAAATTTGAAGAGAAAAGTTCATGTAGCTTAAATAAAGATAGTATCGGTGAAGAGAAAAAATGCCCGCTTAGGAAATTAAGAGTGAAATCAATAGGAGTGAAGCTAAGAGCTAAATCACCAAGAATAGCATCAAAGAGGCTTGCTCAAGTTAAAGGCCAGGAAAGTGTATCATCACATTCCCGCCTAATGAGTGTGGCTATTGTACAGGAATCTATAGATCCTGATAGAGACTTCAAGGAGTCAATGATGGAAATGATCATGGAGCACAATATGAGTACAAAAGAGGAGTTTCAACAACTTCTTGCTTGCTACCTTTCACTCAATCCTGGTACTTACCGTGAACTAATTGTCAATGTTTTTGAACAAATTTTGTATGAGATTACTGGAAATCAAGTCTTGGTACCTAAATAA
- the LOC141695937 gene encoding uncharacterized protein LOC141695937: MTMKDVVKDVDVVAGTLITNSVEVKVLMNSGATRSFIAESVIDRLKCVAYRLEPNLTIEVANQERVTVNRIFPNCDVVIEGCKAYLAHVKDLEAGYLRIEDIPVVKYFPDMFPDELPGLPPNREIEFMIDLAPGVEPVSKALYRMALVEMKELAM, translated from the exons ATGACTATGAAAGATGTTGTGAAGGATgtggatgtggtagcaggtacTCTTATTACAAACTCAGTAGAAGTTAAAGTGTTAATGAattctggagcaaccagatcCTTTATTGCTGAAAGCGTTATTGATAGATTAAAGTGTGTCGCGTACCGTCTCGAACCTAATTTGACTATAGAAGTAGCAAATCAAGAAAGAGTTACTGTTAATAGAATTTTTCCTAATTGtgatgtggttatagaag GATGCAAagcgtatttggctcatgtaaAGGATTTAGAGGCGGGGTATTTAAGAATTGAGGATATTCCGGTAGTTAAATATTTTCccgatatgtttccagatgaattacctggactacctccgaATCGAGAGATTGAGTTcatgattgatttggctcctggagtggaaccagtttcgaaagctctcTATCGAATGGCGCttgtcgagatgaaggaattagcgaTGTAA